The DNA region CGGTTTCGTTTCGGCGTGCGCGGGGATGGTTTGGGCACGAGGAGAACCTTGTTATTCAAGATCTGAATCTGTCTGTTCATGAAGGTGAGATTGTAGCGGTCGTAGGGGCGAGCGGATCTGGGAAAAGTGTACTGGCACAGGCGATCATGGGCATTCTTCCTGCCAATGCCAGGCTGGAAGGCCGGATTAGCTATGTGGGCGAACCCTTGACTCTGGAGCGGCAGCTTCATTTGCGAGGTGATGAACTGGTGTACATTCCGCAATCGGTCAGTTATTTGGACCCGCTGTTGAAGGTAGGCAGACAGGTTCAGCGCGTAAATCAAAAGTCTGGACGGCATCCCCGATTGACGCCCCGATCCGTGATGCAAGAGGCAGAGCAGGAGTTGTCAGGACGTTATCACTTGCCTCAGGGCACATCGGACAAATATCCGTTTGAGCTATCAGGCGGCATGGCTCGGCGGGTGTTGATGGCAACAGCCACCTCCGGTGCACCGAAACTCATTATCGCAGATGAGCCAACACCTGGCATCCATCCTGAAGTGCTGGCTGAAACGATGAAGCAATTTCGTCAACTGGCCGATGAAGGCGTCGGTATCCTTTGGATTACTCATGATATTACAACTGCCTTGACGGCAGCGGATCGCATATCCGTATTTTACGCAGGTTCCAATGTAGAGACGGCACAGGTTGGTGATTTTACGGAAACGGGCGATCGCTTGCGGCATCCATATACAAAAGCGCTTTGGAACGCGTTGCCGCAGAACGAATTCCAACCTCTATCTGGTACCCAGCCTGTAGCGGGTCAATGGTTGTCAGAGGGATGCTCATTTGCACCACGCTGCATCGGAGCGACTACGGCATGTACCAGTAGCCGTCCTGAACTGCGCAAGGTTCGCGAAGGAGAAGTGAGGTGCATTCATGCCACTTGAAGCCAGAAAGACAGGTTATCGTTATGGTAAAGAAGCTTGGGTATTTCAGAATGTAAACATGGAATTACATCCGGGGGAAGCCGTTGGCTTGTGGGGTCCCAGCGGTTGTGGCAAAACAAGTCTGGGGCGTATCCTTGCCGGGTATGCGAAACCAATGACAGGTCAAGTGTTGCTGGATGGCAAGCCGCTTCCCCAAACCGGAACCTGTCCGGTTCAGCTTGTATTCCAGCATCCGGAGAAAGCCGTGAATCCACGCTGGCGGATGCGCCGTGTACTGAAGGAAGCGGCAATCGAGGATCAGGAGCTGCTTGACGCCTTGGGCATTCAGGAGAATTGGCTGGACCACAGACCTGGTGAATTGTCTGGCGGTGAATTGCAACGATTCTGCGTTGCACGTGCACTTGGCACAGCAACTCGTTACCTGATCGCCGATGAGATGACCACCATGCTGGATGCCATTACCCAGGCACAGATCTGGCATACCGTAATGAACATCGCCCGTCAACGCAACCTGGGGTTGTTGGTCATCAGCCATGATCGAGAATTGGTGGACAGGATATGTGATCGGATTATCCGTATGCCAACATCATAGTTT from Paenibacillus sp. JNUCC-31 includes:
- a CDS encoding oligopeptide/dipeptide ABC transporter ATP-binding protein produces the protein MALLEVEGVSVSFRRARGWFGHEENLVIQDLNLSVHEGEIVAVVGASGSGKSVLAQAIMGILPANARLEGRISYVGEPLTLERQLHLRGDELVYIPQSVSYLDPLLKVGRQVQRVNQKSGRHPRLTPRSVMQEAEQELSGRYHLPQGTSDKYPFELSGGMARRVLMATATSGAPKLIIADEPTPGIHPEVLAETMKQFRQLADEGVGILWITHDITTALTAADRISVFYAGSNVETAQVGDFTETGDRLRHPYTKALWNALPQNEFQPLSGTQPVAGQWLSEGCSFAPRCIGATTACTSSRPELRKVREGEVRCIHAT
- a CDS encoding ABC transporter ATP-binding protein, whose amino-acid sequence is MPLEARKTGYRYGKEAWVFQNVNMELHPGEAVGLWGPSGCGKTSLGRILAGYAKPMTGQVLLDGKPLPQTGTCPVQLVFQHPEKAVNPRWRMRRVLKEAAIEDQELLDALGIQENWLDHRPGELSGGELQRFCVARALGTATRYLIADEMTTMLDAITQAQIWHTVMNIARQRNLGLLVISHDRELVDRICDRIIRMPTS